One stretch of Eggerthella lenta DSM 2243 DNA includes these proteins:
- a CDS encoding FAD-binding protein, with amino-acid sequence MSTISRRDLFKFGGVAAVGAAGASMLSACAPQGSAAGTAASANAGAAAEDGLPSFFAKPEPITDILETKDYDVVVVGAGAAGVPAALSAFEAGAKVALLQKEATAISQGNTCDSIILDQTDPAGVEAVVSLITEDCCHRSDREQVRLWAYNSGEALQWLWDIAQKAGAQVVDSTAKWTGPIKQIDGYDITYFAFDFGPKPYNTGNGMRDIADYAEQQGVDIFYSTPAAQLVQNDGGAVTGVVAEGKDGYIQFNASKGVIIATGDYENDDEMMAYYEAEMANIYRKEQNKTGDGQKMMVWAGGRMEDVCGSKVLHDFDAGPGSMADMPFLCVKNDGTRFCNENRSEMATMGNFLKSEEDQGWYTQVFDSNYMTDCADWPGALIPPEAMVNYMPEVEGEKEGVYDTLINTYAADTIEELGEKLGLTDVAAFAKTVARYNELCALGVDEDMGKAAKWLKPIVTPPFYGIHRRIGLSTIIHGVNVNADMQVLDKDGAPIEGLYSIGNCAGNFFGSPDYPMTVPGLSLGRCHTQGYVVGRAVAGK; translated from the coding sequence ATGAGCACCATTTCACGTCGCGACCTGTTCAAATTCGGAGGCGTCGCCGCCGTCGGCGCCGCCGGGGCATCCATGCTGAGCGCGTGCGCGCCGCAGGGAAGCGCCGCCGGCACGGCCGCATCCGCCAACGCGGGCGCCGCGGCCGAGGACGGGCTGCCCAGCTTCTTCGCGAAGCCGGAGCCCATCACCGATATCTTGGAGACGAAGGACTACGACGTCGTGGTCGTGGGAGCCGGCGCCGCAGGCGTGCCCGCAGCGCTGTCCGCCTTCGAGGCGGGCGCGAAGGTGGCGCTGCTGCAGAAGGAGGCCACGGCCATCTCGCAGGGCAACACCTGCGATTCCATCATCCTGGACCAGACCGACCCCGCCGGGGTCGAGGCCGTCGTGTCGCTCATCACGGAGGATTGCTGCCACCGGTCCGATCGCGAGCAGGTGCGCCTCTGGGCGTACAACTCCGGCGAGGCGCTGCAGTGGCTGTGGGATATCGCCCAGAAGGCGGGCGCGCAGGTGGTGGACTCCACCGCGAAGTGGACGGGGCCCATCAAGCAGATCGACGGGTACGACATCACGTACTTCGCCTTCGACTTCGGCCCCAAGCCCTACAACACGGGCAACGGCATGCGCGACATCGCCGACTACGCCGAGCAGCAGGGCGTCGATATCTTCTACTCCACCCCTGCCGCGCAGCTCGTGCAGAACGACGGCGGCGCGGTGACGGGCGTGGTCGCCGAGGGCAAGGACGGCTACATCCAGTTCAACGCGTCCAAAGGCGTGATCATCGCCACGGGCGACTACGAGAACGACGACGAGATGATGGCCTATTACGAAGCGGAGATGGCGAACATCTACCGCAAGGAGCAGAACAAGACCGGCGACGGGCAGAAGATGATGGTATGGGCCGGCGGGCGCATGGAGGACGTGTGCGGCTCGAAGGTGCTCCACGACTTCGACGCCGGCCCAGGGTCGATGGCCGACATGCCCTTCCTGTGCGTGAAGAACGACGGCACGCGCTTCTGCAACGAGAACCGCTCCGAGATGGCCACGATGGGCAACTTCCTCAAAAGCGAGGAAGACCAGGGCTGGTACACCCAGGTGTTCGACAGCAACTACATGACCGACTGCGCCGACTGGCCCGGGGCCCTCATCCCGCCCGAGGCCATGGTGAACTACATGCCCGAGGTCGAGGGCGAGAAGGAAGGCGTGTACGACACGCTCATCAACACCTACGCGGCCGACACGATCGAGGAGCTGGGAGAGAAGCTCGGCCTGACCGACGTCGCCGCCTTCGCGAAGACCGTCGCTCGCTACAACGAGCTGTGCGCGTTGGGCGTCGACGAGGACATGGGCAAGGCGGCGAAGTGGCTCAAGCCCATCGTGACGCCGCCGTTCTACGGCATCCACCGCCGCATCGGCCTGTCCACCATCATCCACGGCGTGAACGTGAACGCCGACATGCAGGTGCTCGACAAGGACGGGGCGCCCATCGAGGGCCTGTACTCCATCGGCAACTGCGCCGGCAACTTCTTCGGCAGCCCCGACTACCCCATGACGGTGCCCGGCCTCTCCCTCGGCCGCTGCCACACGCAGGGCTACGTGGTGGGACGCGCTGTCGCCGGCAAGTAG
- a CDS encoding helix-turn-helix transcriptional regulator yields the protein MSVEREDHQEESQEAPVRRRSRLFCGAIAVPVAFLGLGVYRAWIEIMFVGSFVDFPAVAFSGRDLFDLTMVVTAVACTLLARRIGPFFDKPAVYALCAATLTASTVLMFASCWLPGIAPAVGVPATLLGGFGIALLILFWSELYGCLNPLRVALYYSASIVVGALVLYVYRGFMLPWLFVMTSLLPAASLVLLRRGFGSLPTAELPSTSWTRFSVPWKAVLFMAAYAFAYGLMEGGLYAGAFGPHSAPGTLAVGVLVFLGVAVRGGRFDFGIIYRVALPLMVVALFLLPTLGHVQGMAASFCVSAGYTAQSVLIMLIMANICYRYGVSALWLFGIERSVRQVSMWLGRLVADGAQSFDVLGGNGELFISLLTVVAIVTATTILFSERDLSSRWGANFLAGGTDSAAMIRKQELADRCAEVARAYKLSTREEEVLLLLAQRKTVGIIERELFIANGTAKAHVRHIYQKLDIHTRQELFDLLGVEAREGGKGAGATADEGL from the coding sequence ATGTCGGTGGAACGGGAAGATCATCAAGAAGAATCTCAGGAAGCGCCGGTCCGGAGGCGGTCGCGGCTGTTCTGCGGCGCGATCGCGGTGCCGGTCGCCTTTTTGGGTTTGGGCGTGTATCGCGCGTGGATCGAGATCATGTTCGTGGGGTCGTTCGTCGATTTCCCCGCAGTGGCGTTCTCGGGGCGGGACCTGTTCGACCTGACCATGGTGGTGACCGCGGTCGCCTGCACGCTGCTCGCGCGCAGAATCGGGCCGTTCTTCGACAAGCCGGCCGTCTACGCCCTGTGCGCCGCGACGCTGACGGCGTCCACCGTGCTCATGTTCGCGTCGTGCTGGCTGCCCGGCATCGCGCCGGCGGTGGGGGTGCCGGCCACGCTGCTGGGAGGGTTCGGCATCGCCTTGCTCATCCTGTTCTGGAGCGAGCTGTACGGCTGCCTGAACCCCTTGCGCGTGGCGCTGTACTATTCGGCGTCCATCGTGGTGGGCGCGCTTGTGCTGTACGTGTACCGCGGGTTCATGCTGCCGTGGCTGTTCGTGATGACGTCCCTGCTGCCGGCGGCGTCGCTCGTGCTGCTGCGCCGCGGGTTCGGCAGCCTCCCGACGGCCGAGCTGCCCTCGACGTCGTGGACGCGGTTCTCGGTGCCGTGGAAGGCGGTGCTGTTCATGGCGGCCTACGCGTTCGCGTACGGGCTCATGGAGGGCGGGCTGTACGCCGGCGCGTTCGGACCGCATTCCGCGCCGGGGACGCTGGCGGTGGGCGTGCTCGTGTTTTTGGGCGTGGCGGTGCGCGGCGGGCGCTTCGACTTCGGCATCATCTACCGGGTGGCGCTGCCGCTCATGGTGGTGGCGCTGTTCCTGCTTCCCACGCTCGGGCACGTGCAGGGTATGGCCGCCAGCTTCTGCGTCTCCGCCGGGTACACGGCGCAATCCGTCCTCATCATGCTCATCATGGCGAACATCTGCTACCGCTACGGCGTGTCGGCCCTGTGGCTGTTCGGCATCGAGCGCAGCGTGCGGCAGGTGTCCATGTGGTTGGGGCGGCTCGTGGCCGACGGCGCGCAGTCGTTCGACGTGCTGGGAGGCAACGGCGAGCTGTTCATCTCGCTGTTGACGGTGGTGGCCATCGTGACCGCAACCACCATCCTGTTCTCGGAGCGCGACCTGTCCAGCCGCTGGGGCGCGAACTTCCTGGCGGGAGGCACCGACTCGGCCGCGATGATACGCAAGCAGGAGCTGGCCGACCGCTGCGCCGAGGTCGCGCGCGCCTACAAGCTGTCCACCCGCGAGGAGGAGGTGCTGTTGCTGCTGGCCCAGCGCAAGACGGTGGGCATCATCGAGCGCGAGCTGTTCATCGCGAACGGGACGGCGAAGGCCCACGTGCGCCACATCTACCAGAAGCTCGACATCCACACGCGCCAGGAGCTGTTCGACCTGTTGGGCGTCGAAGCGCGCGAGGGCGGCAAAGGCGCGGGTGCGACGGCCGACGAGGGGCTGTAA
- a CDS encoding YfcC family protein yields the protein MSESENQKLATEAAEGAPVAAAPEPGGKKKRKKKGAPDSFIILVACLIVVALVTVAMSFFTSEVTGASFADVLTSPVLGFSSAMQVCVFVLVLGGFLAMVNKTGALDTGVATLVRALKGRELVLIPILMLLFGICGSTYGMMEETVPFYILLAATMYAAGFDTLTGALVVLLGAGAGCIGSTVNPFSVGVATAALTDMGIAIDQGVIIGFGLVLFVIAEAISIFFVMRYAKKVKADKGSTFLSLQEQEESEKEYGQMEEDAENPAFSAVLSGKQKVVLVLFALTFVVMIVGFVPWQNFGIDVFMAGGSVDDPAGAWSAVLTGVPLGMWYFNEATAWFLLMAIVIGIFARFAGKDIVKTFLGGCAEMVSVALVIALARSVAVIMGETQLDTFILTNAANALSGVPAFIFAPATFLFYFVLSFAIPSSSGMATLAMPIMGPLTNGLGFSAEVMVMIYVAAHGLVAIITPLNGAVLAGLALAKVQYATMLKWVMKVIVVTGIVLVVVLTAAMLIM from the coding sequence ATGAGCGAGAGCGAGAACCAGAAGCTGGCGACGGAAGCCGCCGAGGGCGCGCCCGTCGCCGCGGCCCCCGAGCCCGGCGGCAAGAAGAAGCGCAAGAAGAAAGGCGCACCGGACTCCTTCATCATCCTCGTGGCGTGCCTGATCGTCGTGGCGCTCGTCACCGTGGCGATGTCGTTCTTCACGAGCGAGGTAACCGGAGCGTCGTTCGCCGACGTTCTGACCTCCCCGGTGCTCGGCTTCTCGAGCGCCATGCAGGTGTGCGTGTTCGTGCTCGTGCTGGGCGGCTTTCTGGCCATGGTGAACAAGACCGGCGCGCTCGACACCGGCGTCGCCACGCTCGTACGCGCCCTCAAGGGCCGCGAGCTCGTCCTCATCCCCATCCTCATGCTGCTGTTCGGCATCTGCGGCTCCACCTACGGCATGATGGAGGAGACGGTGCCGTTCTACATCCTGCTGGCCGCCACCATGTACGCCGCGGGCTTCGACACGCTCACCGGCGCGCTCGTGGTGCTGCTGGGCGCGGGCGCGGGCTGCATCGGCTCCACGGTGAACCCGTTCTCCGTCGGCGTGGCCACCGCCGCCCTCACCGACATGGGCATCGCCATCGACCAGGGCGTCATCATCGGCTTCGGGCTCGTGCTGTTCGTCATCGCCGAGGCCATCTCCATCTTCTTCGTCATGCGCTACGCCAAGAAGGTCAAGGCCGACAAAGGCTCCACGTTCCTGTCGTTGCAGGAGCAGGAGGAGTCCGAGAAGGAGTACGGCCAGATGGAGGAGGATGCGGAGAACCCGGCGTTCTCGGCCGTCCTCTCCGGCAAGCAGAAGGTCGTGCTCGTGCTGTTCGCGCTCACGTTCGTCGTCATGATCGTCGGCTTCGTACCGTGGCAGAACTTCGGCATCGACGTCTTCATGGCCGGCGGCTCGGTCGACGACCCGGCGGGCGCCTGGAGCGCGGTGCTCACCGGCGTGCCGCTGGGCATGTGGTACTTCAACGAGGCCACGGCGTGGTTCCTGCTCATGGCCATCGTCATCGGCATCTTCGCGCGCTTCGCGGGCAAGGACATCGTGAAGACGTTCCTCGGCGGCTGCGCCGAGATGGTCAGCGTCGCGCTCGTCATCGCGCTTGCGCGCTCCGTCGCCGTCATCATGGGCGAGACGCAACTTGACACGTTCATCCTCACGAACGCCGCGAACGCGCTGTCCGGCGTGCCCGCCTTCATCTTCGCGCCCGCCACGTTCCTGTTCTACTTCGTGCTGTCGTTCGCCATCCCCTCGAGCTCCGGCATGGCCACGCTGGCGATGCCCATCATGGGGCCGCTGACGAACGGCCTGGGCTTCTCGGCCGAGGTCATGGTCATGATCTACGTGGCCGCCCACGGCCTCGTGGCCATCATCACGCCGCTGAACGGCGCCGTGCTGGCGGGCCTCGCGCTGGCGAAGGTGCAGTACGCCACCATGCTCAAGTGGGTGATGAAGGTGATCGTGGTCACCGGCATCGTGCTCGTGGTGGTGCTGACCGCGGCGATGCTCATCATGTAG
- a CDS encoding M20 metallopeptidase family protein, with amino-acid sequence MTSVLEEAKALEGDIIADRRWLHEHPEIGFDLPQTTAYVAERLREIGLEPEEIVPGGLVATIGDPSAGRCFMLRADMDALPIKEETGLPFASPTDYMHACGHDTHTAMLLGAARILKGREAELPGCVKLMFQPDEEGCAPDEICGNEAMINAGVLENPHVDAATAIHLMPFDYRLGEIATRPGTGFSSIDDIDIVVHGKGGHGSRPHQLVDPFNIACHIFFGAQNLIARELDPNDQAVITFGAINGGTAANIVPDDVHLLGTLRTIDEGTRAHLKERMEAMCRGIAEGFGGSVDVRFLRGVPSVYNDPDLTDELIGYVEDLTGRPVTILDKPISGSDDMSVISQAVPTTYFVMGTGSEDEGVRYPVHNSRVVFDESVFVEGAAMTATMALRWLEARARDDKENER; translated from the coding sequence ATGACGAGTGTCCTGGAAGAAGCCAAAGCGCTGGAAGGCGACATCATCGCCGACCGCCGCTGGCTGCACGAGCATCCCGAAATCGGGTTCGACCTCCCTCAAACGACGGCCTACGTGGCCGAGCGTCTGCGGGAAATCGGTCTCGAACCGGAAGAGATCGTGCCGGGCGGCCTCGTGGCCACCATCGGCGACCCGTCGGCGGGCCGCTGTTTCATGCTGCGCGCCGACATGGACGCGCTGCCCATCAAGGAGGAGACGGGGCTGCCCTTCGCCTCCCCGACCGACTACATGCACGCCTGCGGGCACGACACGCACACCGCCATGCTGCTGGGCGCCGCCCGCATCCTGAAAGGCCGCGAGGCCGAGCTGCCCGGCTGCGTGAAGCTCATGTTCCAGCCCGACGAGGAGGGCTGCGCGCCCGACGAGATCTGCGGCAACGAGGCCATGATCAACGCGGGCGTGCTGGAGAACCCGCACGTCGACGCCGCCACGGCCATCCACCTCATGCCGTTCGACTACCGCTTGGGCGAGATCGCCACGCGCCCGGGCACCGGCTTCTCGTCCATCGACGACATCGACATCGTCGTGCACGGCAAGGGCGGCCACGGCTCGCGCCCGCACCAGCTGGTGGACCCGTTCAACATCGCCTGCCATATCTTCTTCGGCGCGCAGAACCTCATCGCGCGCGAGCTCGACCCGAACGACCAGGCGGTCATCACGTTCGGTGCCATCAACGGCGGCACGGCCGCCAACATCGTTCCCGACGACGTGCACCTGCTGGGCACCCTGCGCACCATCGACGAGGGCACCCGCGCGCATCTCAAGGAGCGCATGGAGGCGATGTGCCGCGGCATCGCGGAGGGCTTCGGCGGCAGCGTCGACGTGCGGTTCCTCCGCGGCGTGCCGAGCGTGTACAACGACCCCGATCTCACCGACGAGCTGATCGGCTACGTGGAGGACCTCACCGGCCGCCCCGTCACCATCCTCGACAAGCCCATCTCGGGCTCCGACGACATGAGCGTCATCTCGCAGGCCGTGCCCACCACCTACTTCGTCATGGGCACCGGCTCGGAGGACGAAGGCGTGCGCTACCCCGTGCACAACTCCCGCGTGGTGTTCGACGAGAGCGTGTTCGTCGAAGGCGCGGCGATGACCGCAACGATGGCCCTGCGCTGGCTGGAAGCCCGAGCGCGCGACGACAAGGAGAACGAGCGATGA
- a CDS encoding response regulator transcription factor → MRNAERTASGRNAGGEPSRPAVARDRLIDARSLVAVCALSLSTFVQNGYVYPPFNAVVPWGFALCGLLYGAAFGLWAFAAHRSGSPLPVRAVTVGALAALAAGCGLWMLGVQNGYASALGVPGAALLSCGRSWAVIVAGLSLTRLRPRGVLVTMAGGVCLSYAVYLVLDPLLAACAPVVYALLPAVALAAVAGPVARLRDALPDGAPPSELALTNPGSFPGPFNRLFVCIFLFEVAFGLSITFGAGPTAWWQSATCGVALLALAAWCARTQRASREDALFHVSGLLVVFGFFVSAAQTAVLGSVALGALTVGAQMFSVLTWATLAIIAARNPSGGIAALGQGFCASNLGATTGVVLGHLPVAADAAGADVRLLLFALVAAAFVGYVWIGLKDFSFSAAIRGVKPVEEVEAPAAPEAAIDTRCAHLASVHGLTEREGEVFALLARGRNGAFIQEECRVTRNTAKTHIRHIYQKLGVHTQQELIDLVESGRDFIV, encoded by the coding sequence ATGCGGAATGCGGAACGGACCGCCAGCGGGCGGAACGCCGGCGGCGAGCCTTCTCGCCCCGCCGTCGCGCGCGATCGGCTGATCGACGCGCGCAGCCTCGTGGCCGTGTGTGCCCTGTCGCTGTCCACGTTCGTGCAGAACGGCTACGTGTACCCTCCCTTCAACGCGGTCGTGCCGTGGGGGTTCGCGCTGTGCGGGCTTCTGTACGGCGCGGCGTTCGGGTTGTGGGCGTTCGCGGCGCACCGCAGCGGCTCGCCGCTGCCGGTGCGGGCCGTGACGGTCGGCGCGCTGGCGGCGCTCGCGGCGGGATGCGGGCTGTGGATGCTCGGCGTGCAGAACGGCTACGCGTCGGCGCTCGGCGTTCCGGGTGCGGCGCTGCTGTCGTGCGGGCGCAGCTGGGCGGTCATCGTGGCGGGGCTGTCGCTCACGCGCCTGCGCCCGCGCGGCGTGCTCGTCACCATGGCCGGCGGCGTGTGCCTGTCCTACGCCGTCTACCTTGTGCTCGACCCGCTGCTGGCCGCCTGCGCGCCGGTCGTCTACGCGCTCCTGCCCGCCGTCGCCCTCGCGGCCGTGGCGGGCCCCGTCGCGCGCCTGCGCGACGCGCTGCCGGACGGCGCCCCTCCCAGCGAGCTGGCGCTGACGAACCCGGGTTCGTTCCCCGGGCCGTTCAACCGGCTGTTCGTGTGCATCTTCCTGTTCGAGGTGGCGTTCGGCCTGTCCATCACGTTCGGTGCGGGCCCGACGGCCTGGTGGCAGAGCGCAACGTGCGGCGTCGCGCTGCTGGCGCTGGCCGCATGGTGCGCGCGCACGCAGCGCGCGTCGCGCGAGGACGCGCTGTTCCACGTGTCGGGGCTGCTCGTGGTGTTCGGGTTCTTCGTCTCGGCCGCGCAGACCGCCGTGCTCGGGTCGGTGGCCCTCGGCGCGCTCACCGTGGGCGCGCAGATGTTCAGCGTCCTCACCTGGGCGACGCTCGCCATCATCGCGGCGCGCAACCCCTCGGGCGGCATCGCGGCCCTCGGCCAGGGCTTCTGCGCCTCGAACCTCGGCGCCACGACGGGCGTCGTGCTGGGGCATCTGCCCGTCGCCGCCGACGCCGCGGGCGCCGACGTGCGCCTGCTGCTGTTCGCGCTCGTGGCCGCCGCCTTCGTCGGGTACGTATGGATCGGGCTCAAGGACTTCAGCTTCTCGGCAGCCATCCGCGGCGTGAAGCCGGTGGAGGAGGTGGAGGCGCCCGCCGCTCCCGAGGCCGCCATCGACACGCGCTGCGCGCACCTGGCGTCCGTCCACGGGCTCACCGAGCGCGAGGGGGAGGTGTTCGCGCTGCTGGCGCGCGGGCGCAACGGCGCGTTCATCCAGGAGGAGTGCCGCGTGACGCGCAACACCGCCAAGACGCACATCCGCCACATCTACCAGAAGCTGGGCGTGCACACGCAGCAAGAGCTCATCGACCTGGTGGAAAGCGGACGCGACTTCATCGTCTAA
- a CDS encoding DUF1292 domain-containing protein — translation MREGSAPNFCPPTEEGVTLVLEDETGEQTELEFLGLILHHDRSYGFFFPVTEDEPVGSSGEVVLLEVTELDEDGQPAAFEFVEDEAVAAEVYEDFRTATKDLYDFA, via the coding sequence ATGCGCGAAGGAAGCGCTCCCAATTTCTGCCCGCCGACCGAGGAGGGCGTCACCCTTGTGCTCGAGGACGAGACGGGCGAGCAGACGGAACTCGAGTTCCTCGGCCTCATCTTGCACCACGACCGCAGCTACGGCTTCTTCTTCCCCGTAACAGAAGACGAGCCCGTGGGCTCGTCCGGCGAGGTCGTGCTGCTTGAGGTGACCGAGCTCGACGAAGACGGCCAACCTGCGGCCTTCGAGTTCGTCGAGGATGAAGCGGTGGCGGCCGAGGTCTACGAGGACTTCCGCACCGCCACGAAGGACCTGTACGACTTCGCGTAG
- a CDS encoding helix-turn-helix domain-containing protein yields MENTSLKTQLGTNIARLRASANVSQTSFALMVGVSRKYLIDIESGKANPTVDMLERIAGGLDTTVGQLFEGL; encoded by the coding sequence ATGGAGAACACTTCACTAAAAACTCAGCTCGGAACCAATATCGCGAGGCTCCGCGCGAGCGCGAACGTGTCGCAAACGTCCTTCGCTCTCATGGTGGGCGTCAGCCGCAAATACCTCATCGATATCGAAAGCGGAAAAGCGAATCCGACGGTCGACATGCTCGAGCGCATCGCGGGCGGCTTGGACACCACCGTGGGCCAGCTGTTCGAGGGTCTGTGA
- a CDS encoding pyridoxamine 5'-phosphate oxidase family protein, translating to MNGTNTIVDYLTSVPAWYLATCEGDQPHVRPFSFAAVQDGRIWFCTATTKDVYRELELNPKFELTAWKPGSGWVIMRGEAVLEDRANDEVRRAGYEHMTGLGESYEGPDDKTLTFFTVRDPEAWLCDIDGSWNPVEL from the coding sequence ATGAACGGAACGAACACCATCGTCGACTACCTCACGAGCGTCCCGGCCTGGTACCTGGCCACCTGCGAGGGCGATCAGCCGCACGTGCGCCCCTTCAGCTTCGCCGCCGTGCAGGACGGCCGGATCTGGTTCTGCACCGCCACCACGAAGGACGTGTACCGCGAGCTGGAGCTCAACCCAAAGTTTGAATTGACCGCCTGGAAACCGGGCAGCGGCTGGGTTATCATGCGGGGGGAAGCTGTTCTCGAAGATCGGGCGAACGATGAGGTTCGTCGTGCGGGGTACGAGCACATGACGGGGCTCGGCGAGAGCTACGAGGGGCCGGACGACAAGACGCTCACGTTCTTCACCGTGCGCGATCCCGAAGCATGGCTGTGCGACATCGACGGAAGCTGGAACCCCGTCGAGCTGTAG
- a CDS encoding energy-coupling factor transporter transmembrane component T family protein: protein MPDIAVIGRYWPGTSPLHRMDARAKLLLALALMAVVFVAQSFLGLAVCAAFVFGFFRLAGIPIRSAFKSIAPLAFIVVVTALLNVFFVQGGTVLFEWWIIRISEAGLWQAAFIACRLLLLLLGMSLLTLTTATLDITDAFEYLLHPFSRIGVPAHELSMMMGIALRFLPQFTFELQTVYRAQISRGATFSKGRLRMLASLMVPLFTSAFRHAETLSSAMEARCYHGGVGRTRLHPLAFTALDRNGVVVIVAMLACVVATNFIPW from the coding sequence ATGCCTGACATCGCGGTCATCGGACGCTACTGGCCGGGCACGAGCCCGCTGCATCGCATGGACGCGCGCGCGAAGCTGCTGCTGGCGCTCGCGCTCATGGCGGTGGTGTTCGTCGCGCAGTCGTTTCTCGGGCTCGCGGTGTGCGCGGCGTTCGTGTTCGGCTTCTTCAGGCTGGCGGGCATCCCCATCCGCTCGGCGTTCAAGTCCATCGCGCCGCTCGCGTTCATCGTGGTGGTCACCGCCCTGCTCAACGTGTTCTTCGTGCAGGGCGGCACGGTGCTGTTCGAGTGGTGGATCATCCGCATCAGCGAGGCGGGCCTGTGGCAGGCGGCCTTCATCGCCTGCCGCCTGCTGCTGTTGCTGCTGGGGATGAGCCTGCTCACCCTGACCACCGCCACGCTCGACATCACCGATGCGTTCGAGTACCTGCTGCACCCCTTCAGCCGCATCGGCGTGCCGGCGCACGAGCTGTCCATGATGATGGGCATCGCCCTGCGCTTCCTGCCCCAGTTCACCTTCGAGCTGCAAACCGTGTACCGCGCGCAGATCAGCCGCGGCGCCACGTTCTCCAAAGGGCGGCTGCGCATGCTCGCCTCCCTCATGGTGCCGCTGTTCACCAGCGCGTTCCGCCACGCGGAAACGCTGTCGTCGGCCATGGAGGCCCGCTGCTACCACGGCGGCGTCGGCCGCACGCGCCTGCATCCCCTCGCGTTCACCGCGCTCGACCGCAACGGCGTCGTCGTCATCGTCGCCATGCTGGCCTGCGTCGTGGCCACCAACTTCATCCCCTGGTAG
- a CDS encoding energy-coupling factor transporter ATPase: MPIAFEGVSYSYADPARQEKRKSRAKRRREAGVIEDAPSLERGKPAWGGDPDAVWALRDITFELEDGEFLGIAGHTGSGKSTLIQHMNGLVSPTRGRVLLDGQDLADKRAAQACRGKVGLVFQYPEYQLFAATVREDVAFGPRNLGLSADEVERRVAAALESVRLDIAELGDKSPFELSGGQQRRVAFAGVLAMEPRVLVLDEPVAGLDPVAREEFLDLIAQLHGSGLTVVMVSHSMDDLARLSDRVLVLNEGRQFAFGTPSEVFAHGEGLRAIGLDVPAPQKLADELRVAGVELPSKLYDVKALADELAGAYRAAVEASEAPHA; the protein is encoded by the coding sequence GTGCCGATTGCTTTCGAAGGCGTAAGCTACTCGTACGCCGACCCCGCCCGCCAGGAGAAGCGGAAGTCGCGGGCGAAGCGCCGCCGCGAGGCCGGCGTGATCGAGGACGCCCCCTCGCTCGAGCGCGGCAAGCCGGCCTGGGGAGGCGACCCCGACGCCGTGTGGGCGCTGCGCGATATCACGTTCGAGCTGGAGGACGGCGAGTTCCTCGGCATCGCCGGTCACACCGGCAGCGGCAAGAGCACCCTCATCCAGCACATGAACGGGCTGGTGAGCCCCACGCGCGGGCGCGTGCTGCTGGACGGCCAGGACCTGGCCGACAAGCGCGCGGCGCAGGCCTGTCGCGGCAAGGTGGGGCTCGTGTTCCAGTATCCCGAGTACCAGCTGTTCGCCGCCACCGTGCGCGAGGACGTGGCGTTCGGCCCCCGCAACCTGGGGCTGTCCGCCGACGAGGTGGAGCGCCGCGTGGCCGCCGCGCTGGAAAGCGTGCGCCTCGACATCGCCGAGCTGGGCGACAAGAGCCCCTTCGAGCTGTCGGGCGGCCAGCAGCGCCGCGTGGCGTTCGCGGGCGTGCTGGCCATGGAGCCGCGCGTCCTCGTGCTGGACGAGCCGGTGGCCGGCCTCGATCCCGTGGCGCGCGAGGAGTTCCTCGACCTCATCGCCCAGCTGCACGGCAGCGGGCTCACCGTGGTCATGGTGTCGCACAGCATGGACGACCTCGCCCGCCTGTCCGACCGCGTGCTCGTGCTGAACGAGGGCCGGCAGTTCGCGTTCGGCACGCCGTCCGAGGTGTTCGCGCACGGCGAGGGGCTGCGCGCCATCGGCTTGGACGTGCCCGCCCCCCAGAAGCTGGCCGACGAGCTGCGCGTAGCGGGCGTGGAGCTGCCGTCGAAGCTGTACGACGTGAAAGCGCTGGCGGACGAGCTGGCGGGCGCCTACCGCGCGGCCGTCGAAGCCTCGGAGGCCCCTCATGCCTGA